The following is a genomic window from Thermodesulfobacteriota bacterium.
GTTAAGTAACATGGTGTATGCATATAAAACAGACCATAACCACGGGCCGAACTGGATGCGCGGAAAAATCGCTACACACCTATTAGCCCTGCCGTTAGGGGCATCTGAAGGAAATAGTTACAGTTTTCATAATACTTTTTTTCGGAACAGTCTCTACTAAATATATTAAAGATTGCCACAGATTCTTACTTGGTTTCCCAACACGGTTTCAGACAAAGAGTCTGCACCCAAAAAATTACCTAATTACTGAGCGTAATTAGTTGTCTAATTTTTCTGTATATCATTCCAAAAGTGATGTCCCGTGAGGCAGCTTCATCGGAACGGAAATTATAGAAGGTGGTAACTATAGAACAAAGCCGAAGAAAGCCTAAGAATTCTCCACCGTTAGGGAAAAAACCCAAGCTTTTCTTTAAGAATGTTGTGCAATACTTAGTTCGATTTTTCTCTTCCATCTAATCAAGATAGACACCTAAGAAATCATGATAATTTTTGCCTAATAAGAAATTTTATTCTTTTTCGGGACGAGATAATTAGCGTTTTAAGAGGGTAGAAGGAGAACCTTTTGGAAGGCAGATAATCTGAACAAGAAGAGGTGGCTTTATGGATTATGAAGAGGGGCGTAAAAAGCTTGAACAAGAGCGTTTATGGGTTCAGGAAAAAAGTAGCCAGAAGCAATTGGAACGACATCGAAAGAAAAGGAAATACCATGTCTCGGAAAGAATAGAGAAGCTCGTAGACCCGGGAAGCTGGCTGGAATACGGCCAATTTGCTCGCTCACTTGAGCCTGCTCATAAGGAACGGTCACGAAGAGATGCAGTAATGACAGGTTTAGGCAAGATTAACGGACGAACGATTGCTATTCTTGGAGACGATATTACGTCAATGGGCGCCACCCAGTCATTTGTAACTATAAGAAAATCAGATAGAATAATAGACATAGCCTGTAGAAATCAATTTCCCATAATCTCTTTCAGTGAAGGAGGAGGGGGGCGTGTCCCGGACATTATTGGGGTTGGGTTTTCCCGTATTCTGGGTTTCCATCGTCTTGAAGCCCTGAATAGCTTAGCAAACTGGGAAGATAGGCCACTTTTCATATGTTGTGTCTTTGGATATTGCTATGGCGATCCAGCTTTTAGGTCAGGTATGGCTGATATTACAATAATGGTTGAGGATTCGGCAGTAGCAGTTTCGGGACCTCCGTTGTTAGAAGTAGCTATTTCAGAAAAAATAACTGATATAGAGTTGGGTGGGCCGGAGATTCATCAGACTAAAACAGGACTTGTTGATATTGTTGTAAAAACAGAAGATGATTGCATTGAGGCAGTAAAAAACATACTGCACATTCTTCGGCCGCCTGAGATTCCGAAAGATCCTGTCGACAGACTTGTCCCCTCATTAGAGGCAATTATCCCTCATAGTAATAGATATGTCTATGATATGAGGAAAGTCATAGACGAACTATGTGATAATGGAGAATGGTTAGAATTAAAACCACGATTCGGCAAGGGGCTATTGGTAGGCCTAGCACGGGTGGGAGGGCAGGTCGTTGGTATTATTGCCAGTCAACCGTTATCTGCAGGTGGCTCTGTAGACGCCAGGGCTCTCCAAAAATCGGCAGCATTTTTGGAATTTACAACCAGGAGAAGGATTCCGCTTATTGTAGTTCAAGACATCCCGGGTTTTTTAATAGGCTCTGATAATGAAAAGGACGGAATGGTGAATGAGATTGCAAATCACACAAAAGCACTAGATAAGGTAGACGTTCCCATGATTGTTTTAATAATAAGAAAGTCTTATGGGGCGGCTTATTATTTTTTGGGGTGTGTTGCTTCCGGTGCGCAATATGTAGCGGCATGGCCCAATG
Proteins encoded in this region:
- a CDS encoding carboxyl transferase domain-containing protein encodes the protein MDYEEGRKKLEQERLWVQEKSSQKQLERHRKKRKYHVSERIEKLVDPGSWLEYGQFARSLEPAHKERSRRDAVMTGLGKINGRTIAILGDDITSMGATQSFVTIRKSDRIIDIACRNQFPIISFSEGGGGRVPDIIGVGFSRILGFHRLEALNSLANWEDRPLFICCVFGYCYGDPAFRSGMADITIMVEDSAVAVSGPPLLEVAISEKITDIELGGPEIHQTKTGLVDIVVKTEDDCIEAVKNILHILRPPEIPKDPVDRLVPSLEAIIPHSNRYVYDMRKVIDELCDNGEWLELKPRFGKGLLVGLARVGGQVVGIIASQPLSAGGSVDARALQKSAAFLEFTTRRRIPLIVVQDIPGFLIGSDNEKDGMVNEIANHTKALDKVDVPMIVLIIRKSYGAAYYFLGCVASGAQYVAAWPNAEISFMAPEMGAGILTKHVEPEKKEDAMKKTAADLERNASVWGPAHEFLLDDIIAPEETRKMLCHALSLLATKAPGPLV